A stretch of DNA from Mesomycoplasma lagogenitalium:
TTTTTACTTGTAGTAAATATTAATTGAGCAGGAATTGTGGAATTTGGCACAACGTTTAACCTCGCTCCACTTACTAGTTTTACATTAAAGATGTCTTCTTTAATGTTTTTTATTTCTCTAATTTTTAAAATTACATCGTTTTTTCCATCAAAAAATTTTTTATCAATCATAATAAAAGAACTATTTTTAATATTGTAATAAATACTTGAATTTATTTCAAAACTTAATTCCTTTTTTTCATCAATATTGATATTAATTCAAATACTTTCTTGCATTTTAACTTTATAAAATAAAAACAATGTAGTTATGAAAAAAATTAAAAATAAAAAGGAAATTATAATTAAATAAGTTGGATTTTTATAATTTTTCAATATCAACCTCTTTAGATTCTTTTATGTACTTTTTAGAATGAGAAACTTCTAAAAAAATTGCATCATTTTGATAATCATTAATTAAGGTTTTTAAATATTGGAAATTTTCTAGAGAAATATTTTCAAATGCCTCATCAAGCAAAATTAAATCATATTTTTTTGTAAATAATTTAAGTAGTAAAATAATTTGCCTTTGTCCACTTGAAAAATTTATCCATCCTTGTTTTATTTCTTTTGTCAATTCTAAATTAACATTTTTTAAAAATGGATTTAAATTATAATATTGAATATTTGAAAAAAATGTTTGCATTTTTTCGTAATTTCCATCAGTAATATAAGTTAATAAATCACTAGAAATAGAATTTAAATTACTAGAAATATATATGACTCTTTTTCGATATTCTTCCTTATTTATATATTTTATTTCTAAATTATTAATTTTAAAATTTTGATCAATTTCATTTTCTAAATTTAAAATTTTTAACAAGGTACTTTTACCCGTTCCATTTTTACCGATAATATGCAAATTTTCATTGATTTGCATTTTTTTAATTTTTAAAATTGAAATAATATTATTTGGTTTATAATCTAAATTTTCAATTTCAAAGCTATTAATTTTATCAATAATTTTAATACCATTTTTTTCTTTTGGAATAAATAAAATAAATTTTAAAAGATCGTATTCATTTGAAAAAATAGGATAATAATTAATTAAATCACTAATATTATTTAATGGACTAATAAAACTATTAAAAAATGTAATATACAAAATCATATCAGCTAGTTGAAAATTATTTTGTATTACTAACAAACTAGAAATAAAAATAATTAAAATAGGCATAAATTCAGTTAAAAATTTTTGAAATGATTTAAATGCAAAAGAAATTTTTCATAATTTATCATCTTCTTGTTTTAATGAAAAAAATTTTTCCATAAACTTATGATTTAAAAGTTTGTAAAAATCTTCATTTTTTAAGTTGAATAAATTATTAATAAAATCAAAGTAACTAGAATTTAATTCTGAGTTTCTTTTTATAATGCTATTATATTTTTTATTAATACATTTTTTGTAAATAAATGAAATTAATAAAAATATTACTGCAATAATTAAGGAAATTAAAAACAACTTAAAATTAAGATAAAGCAAAATAACAATTGAAAAAACTAAGGTAGTTAATTCACCAAATAGTGAAAAAATGAAATTAGCAACAAATGAACTAAAACTAGAAATTGCTTGAAATCTTTTTATATAATCACTAGTTTCTAGCTTAATTAATTGACTATTATTACCTACTTTTAAACAATAAAGAAAATTATTTAATATTTTATATTCAATATTATTTTGCAGTTTTTTTGTATATAAATTTTTTATCAAATTCTGAATAAATTTGAAAATAAAAATTCATAAAAACAAAAGTGTAATTTTTATTAGTATGTCGATATTTTTAAAAGCAAGAGATTTTTCAATGACACTTTTTAAGAAAAAAGCACTGGAAAAATTTAGGATTGATGTTATTACAATTAAAAAAATTACAAAATAATTTTCTGGTTCTTTTATAAATGAAATTAATGGTAAATTTTTATATTTCTTTTCAATCTTAACATCAAACAATTTTTGAGTTGTGATAATTATGTTTTGAAATATTTTATTAAATTCTTCATATTTAACTTTTCTTTTTCCAACTAATGGATCAAGTAAATAAAAATATTTTTTATCCTTTCTTTCTAGTATAACATAATGATTCATATCATTTTCATTTATTATTATAATTATTGGCTCTTTAATATCATAATCAATAAGTGATTGAAAATCACCATTATAAGCCTCCAATGCTATGCCTCA
This window harbors:
- a CDS encoding MAG1140 family protein; its protein translation is MKNYKNPTYLIIISFLFLIFFITTLFLFYKVKMQESIWININIDEKKELSFEINSSIYYNIKNSSFIMIDKKFFDGKNDVILKIREIKNIKEDIFNVKLVSGARLNVVPNSTIPAQLIFTTSKNIFNFII
- a CDS encoding Mbov_0121 family peptidase domain-containing ABC transporter, which produces MKIRKQEDIKDCGLVVFQSIYHYFNNQWISLSELKKDVFFNSDGIVIKNLQNLGKKWGIALEAYNGDFQSLIDYDIKEPIIIIINENDMNHYVILERKDKKYFYLLDPLVGKRKVKYEEFNKIFQNIIITTQKLFDVKIEKKYKNLPLISFIKEPENYFVIFLIVITSILNFSSAFFLKSVIEKSLAFKNIDILIKITLLFLWIFIFKFIQNLIKNLYTKKLQNNIEYKILNNFLYCLKVGNNSQLIKLETSDYIKRFQAISSFSSFVANFIFSLFGELTTLVFSIVILLYLNFKLFLISLIIAVIFLLISFIYKKCINKKYNSIIKRNSELNSSYFDFINNLFNLKNEDFYKLLNHKFMEKFFSLKQEDDKLWKISFAFKSFQKFLTEFMPILIIFISSLLVIQNNFQLADMILYITFFNSFISPLNNISDLINYYPIFSNEYDLLKFILFIPKEKNGIKIIDKINSFEIENLDYKPNNIISILKIKKMQINENLHIIGKNGTGKSTLLKILNLENEIDQNFKINNLEIKYINKEEYRKRVIYISSNLNSISSDLLTYITDGNYEKMQTFFSNIQYYNLNPFLKNVNLELTKEIKQGWINFSSGQRQIILLLKLFTKKYDLILLDEAFENISLENFQYLKTLINDYQNDAIFLEVSHSKKYIKESKEVDIEKL